The following proteins are encoded in a genomic region of Arthrobacter jiangjiafuii:
- a CDS encoding M20/M25/M40 family metallo-hydrolase: MPTISAPAGAAAALQTGAAAAPKLARLITCRTVSFSDPDQVEAGEFDAFVQALPELFPLVHARLGLERVNGYGLLYRWQGSGTDDDGGPLVLMAHYDVVPVQDPASWDHPPFSGEITDGRIWGRGTLDDKGSLAAILEAVELLLAEGFVPARDVYLSFGNNEETAGDTAQAAADLLASRGIRPWLVLDEGGAVAAQAFPFVDRPVAVVGVAEKGILDVELSTEDPGGHASTPHRRGATARLARAITRLDNHPLPAVLPEPTVEMIGRLAPSARFPARLVFGNLRLFRVPLTRVLARMGGEPGALTRTTVAVTQLQGSRASNVLASRATATANIRVAVGESVQGTVARLDRIIADSSVTLRVLEGNEPSPVSATDNVQFALLEQAITALFPDAVPAPYIMLAGTDSRRFTGICDAVYRFAPFRMDRRDRGSIHGDNEYLGVQAFGEGILFYAFLLRSLKAGQ; this comes from the coding sequence ATGCCTACAATTTCCGCCCCGGCCGGGGCTGCCGCCGCGCTGCAGACGGGGGCAGCAGCTGCCCCGAAACTCGCCCGCCTCATCACCTGCCGCACCGTGTCCTTCAGTGATCCGGACCAGGTCGAGGCCGGGGAGTTCGACGCCTTCGTCCAGGCGCTGCCGGAACTATTCCCCCTCGTCCACGCCCGGCTGGGCCTGGAGCGCGTGAACGGTTACGGATTGCTGTACCGGTGGCAGGGCAGCGGAACGGACGACGACGGCGGCCCGCTGGTGCTGATGGCGCACTATGACGTGGTTCCGGTTCAAGACCCGGCCTCCTGGGACCATCCGCCGTTTTCCGGTGAGATCACCGACGGCCGGATCTGGGGCCGGGGCACGCTGGATGACAAGGGGTCCCTGGCCGCCATCCTGGAGGCCGTTGAACTGTTGCTGGCCGAGGGGTTTGTGCCGGCCCGCGATGTCTACCTGTCCTTCGGTAACAACGAGGAAACCGCGGGGGACACCGCGCAGGCGGCCGCCGACCTGCTGGCCTCCCGCGGAATCCGCCCCTGGCTGGTGCTGGATGAAGGCGGAGCCGTGGCAGCGCAGGCCTTCCCCTTCGTGGACCGGCCGGTGGCAGTGGTTGGCGTGGCTGAAAAGGGCATCCTCGACGTGGAGCTCTCCACCGAGGACCCGGGCGGCCACGCCTCCACCCCGCACCGCCGCGGGGCCACTGCCCGCCTCGCCCGGGCCATCACCCGGCTGGACAACCATCCGCTGCCCGCCGTCCTGCCCGAACCAACGGTGGAGATGATCGGGCGGCTGGCCCCCTCCGCCCGGTTCCCGGCCCGGCTGGTCTTCGGCAACCTGCGGCTCTTCCGTGTTCCCCTTACCCGTGTGCTGGCCCGGATGGGCGGGGAGCCCGGCGCCCTGACCCGCACCACGGTGGCAGTGACCCAGCTGCAGGGCAGCAGGGCTTCCAATGTGCTGGCCTCCCGGGCCACCGCCACCGCGAACATCAGGGTGGCCGTAGGGGAGTCCGTGCAGGGAACCGTGGCCCGGCTCGACCGGATCATCGCCGATTCCTCCGTGACCCTGCGCGTACTCGAGGGCAACGAACCGTCCCCGGTCTCCGCCACAGACAACGTCCAGTTTGCCCTGCTGGAGCAAGCCATCACCGCACTCTTCCCCGACGCCGTGCCTGCCCCCTACATCATGCTCGCCGGCACCGACTCCCGCCGCTTCACCGGCATCTGCGACGCGGTATACCGTTTCGCACCGTTCCGGATGGACCGCCGGGACCGGGGCAGCATTCACGGGGACAACGAGTATCTGGGCGTGCAGGCCTTCGGCGAAGGCATCCTGTTCTATGCCTTTCTGCTGCGCAGCCTCAAGGCCGGACAGTGA
- a CDS encoding LLM class flavin-dependent oxidoreductase: MQIGVFSVSDITRDPVTGRIPTEGERIKAAVAIAKKVEEIGMDVYATGEHHNPPFYASSPTTLLGYIAAQTERIILSTATTLITTNDPVKIAEDFATLQHLSDGRVDLVLGRGNTAPVYPWFGKNQQDSVELTVENYNLLRQLWDKESVNWEGKFRTPLHNFTATPRPLDGVAPFVWHGSIRTPQVAEIAAYFGDGFFANNIFWPKEHYMQLISLYRERYEHYGHGRADQAIVGLGGQFFMRKNSQDAVNEFRPYFDNAPVYGHGPSMEDFTAQTPLTVGSPQEVIEKTLSFQEYFGDYQRQLFLIDHAGLPLKTVLEQLDLFGEYVLPELRREFDSRRPADVPVGPTHSARVAARSAASRTSDAPSLQ; encoded by the coding sequence ATGCAGATCGGCGTATTCAGCGTCAGCGACATCACCCGCGACCCCGTCACCGGGCGGATACCCACCGAGGGTGAGCGGATCAAGGCCGCCGTGGCGATCGCCAAAAAGGTCGAGGAAATCGGAATGGATGTCTACGCCACCGGCGAGCACCACAACCCGCCCTTCTACGCGTCCTCCCCCACCACGCTGCTGGGCTACATAGCGGCCCAGACCGAGCGGATCATCCTCTCCACCGCCACCACCCTGATCACCACCAATGATCCGGTGAAGATCGCCGAGGACTTCGCCACGCTCCAGCATCTTTCGGACGGCCGGGTGGACCTGGTCCTTGGACGCGGCAACACCGCCCCGGTCTACCCCTGGTTCGGCAAGAACCAGCAGGACTCCGTGGAACTGACCGTGGAGAACTACAACCTGCTGCGCCAGCTCTGGGATAAGGAGTCGGTGAACTGGGAGGGAAAGTTCCGCACCCCGCTGCATAACTTCACCGCCACGCCGCGGCCGCTCGACGGCGTCGCGCCCTTTGTCTGGCACGGCTCCATCCGCACGCCGCAGGTGGCAGAGATTGCCGCCTACTTCGGTGACGGCTTCTTCGCCAACAACATCTTCTGGCCGAAGGAGCACTATATGCAGCTCATCAGCCTGTACCGCGAGCGCTACGAGCACTACGGCCACGGCCGCGCCGACCAGGCGATTGTGGGGCTGGGCGGGCAGTTCTTCATGCGGAAGAACTCGCAGGACGCGGTGAATGAGTTCCGTCCGTACTTCGACAACGCCCCGGTCTACGGCCACGGTCCCTCCATGGAGGACTTCACCGCGCAGACCCCGCTGACCGTGGGCAGTCCGCAGGAGGTCATCGAGAAGACGCTTTCCTTCCAGGAGTACTTCGGCGACTACCAGCGCCAGCTGTTCCTGATCGACCACGCCGGCCTGCCGCTGAAGACCGTGCTGGAGCAGCTGGACCTGTTCGGCGAGTATGTCCTGCCGGAGCTGCGGCGCGAGTTTGATTCCCGCCGCCCCGCAGACGTACCCGTTGGCCCTACGCATTCCGCGCGGGTAGCTGCCCGTAGCGCGGCGTCACGTACCTCCGACGCTCCGTCTCTTCAGTAG
- a CDS encoding MarR family winged helix-turn-helix transcriptional regulator, with protein sequence MSPDTSSVPVKQAAETWESLFRTQVGVMRRLQKDPAFKELSMREYDVLFNLTRCPTGWTRLNELNEHLLISQPSLSRMVERMEAKGLLQRRPAQNDQRGVELALTDTGREVQRRLGRAHVRGIYELLTPALTEEELRQLKSLTDKVLDTLAANGG encoded by the coding sequence ATGTCCCCGGATACCAGCAGCGTTCCCGTCAAGCAGGCAGCAGAGACCTGGGAGTCTCTTTTCCGGACCCAGGTGGGAGTGATGCGGCGGCTGCAGAAGGACCCTGCGTTCAAGGAACTCTCGATGCGGGAGTACGACGTCCTGTTCAACCTCACCCGCTGCCCCACCGGCTGGACCCGCCTCAATGAGCTCAACGAGCACCTGCTGATCAGCCAGCCCAGCCTCAGCCGCATGGTTGAACGGATGGAAGCCAAGGGGCTGCTCCAGCGCCGTCCGGCCCAAAACGACCAGCGCGGCGTCGAGCTCGCGCTGACCGACACGGGACGGGAGGTCCAGCGCCGGCTCGGCCGGGCCCATGTGCGCGGCATCTACGAACTGCTCACGCCGGCGCTGACCGAAGAGGAGCTCCGGCAGCTCAAGTCACTGACCGACAAGGTGCTCGATACCCTGGCGGCCAACGGCGGCTAG
- a CDS encoding amino acid permease yields the protein MTTRTSAPGSTGPDTAVPAGSTPVRKMRARHLVFMSLGSAIGTGLFVGSGAGIQAAGPAVLLSFLIAGTMVILVMRMMGEMAAANPTSGAFSVYAEKALGRPVGTTIGWLWWLQLVIVIAAEATAAAAIVASMWPGSQQWVLALVFISLFTAINLGGVASFGEFEYWFALLKILAIIVFLAIGVAFIAGWLPNVPAPGLSNLTGNGGFMPHGWSGVGAGLLLVVFAFGGTEIVAVAAADTENPGTNIAKAITSVVWRIIIFYIGSVLVIITILPWDSEALSTGPFVAALAAARVPGADVVMAVVIVVALLSALNANLYGASRMVFSLAERGRAPKALARKGASGVPRAAVLASVAFGFAAVVLNYLYPETVLMILLNVVGSSCLVVWGVSIVSQIILRRRAEAAGVELSFKMWAFPWLSYFALALLAGIVVLGFLDPTVRIQLLATLALTCILGFAAWLLDRKETRIRG from the coding sequence ATGACCACCCGAACGTCCGCACCCGGTTCCACCGGACCAGATACCGCGGTTCCGGCAGGATCCACCCCCGTGCGGAAGATGCGCGCGCGCCATCTGGTCTTCATGAGCCTGGGAAGTGCCATCGGCACCGGTCTCTTTGTCGGTTCGGGCGCCGGCATCCAGGCAGCCGGTCCCGCCGTCCTGCTGTCCTTCCTTATTGCAGGCACCATGGTCATCCTCGTCATGCGGATGATGGGCGAGATGGCGGCAGCCAATCCCACCAGCGGGGCGTTCTCCGTGTACGCCGAGAAGGCTCTGGGCCGCCCCGTCGGGACCACCATCGGCTGGTTGTGGTGGCTGCAGCTGGTGATTGTCATCGCTGCGGAGGCGACGGCGGCGGCGGCCATCGTGGCCTCCATGTGGCCGGGTTCCCAGCAGTGGGTGCTGGCCCTGGTCTTCATCAGCCTCTTCACGGCGATCAACCTGGGCGGCGTCGCCAGCTTCGGAGAATTCGAGTACTGGTTTGCCCTGCTGAAAATCCTTGCCATCATCGTCTTCCTCGCGATCGGCGTTGCGTTCATCGCCGGCTGGCTGCCGAATGTTCCAGCCCCCGGGCTGAGCAACCTCACCGGCAACGGCGGTTTCATGCCCCACGGCTGGAGCGGCGTGGGAGCCGGGCTGCTGCTGGTGGTCTTTGCCTTCGGCGGCACCGAAATCGTGGCGGTGGCAGCAGCCGATACCGAAAACCCCGGCACCAATATCGCCAAGGCCATCACCTCGGTGGTCTGGCGGATCATCATTTTCTACATCGGTTCGGTCCTGGTGATCATCACCATCCTGCCGTGGGACAGTGAAGCCCTCAGCACCGGCCCCTTTGTCGCCGCCCTGGCCGCGGCACGCGTCCCCGGCGCCGACGTCGTCATGGCGGTGGTGATCGTGGTGGCGCTGCTGTCAGCCCTGAACGCCAACCTGTACGGCGCCTCGCGGATGGTGTTCTCGCTGGCCGAGCGCGGCCGCGCCCCGAAGGCCCTGGCCCGGAAGGGTGCCAGCGGCGTGCCGCGGGCCGCGGTGCTGGCCTCCGTGGCGTTTGGATTTGCCGCAGTAGTCCTGAACTACCTGTATCCGGAGACCGTTCTGATGATCCTGCTGAACGTGGTCGGCTCCAGCTGCCTGGTTGTCTGGGGCGTTTCGATCGTTTCGCAGATCATCCTGCGCCGCCGGGCCGAGGCCGCCGGTGTGGAGCTCAGCTTCAAGATGTGGGCTTTCCCGTGGCTGTCCTACTTCGCCCTTGCCCTGCTGGCCGGCATCGTGGTGCTCGGTTTCCTGGACCCCACGGTCCGCATCCAGTTGCTGGCGACCTTGGCCCTGACCTGCATCTTGGGCTTCGCTGCCTGGCTCCTGGACCGTAAGGAAACCCGGATCCGCGGATAA
- a CDS encoding Lrp/AsnC family transcriptional regulator, with protein MPTDALDARIITLFSNEPRMSVLEASRTLKVARATVQARLDRMQRQGVISGWGPRVDPAALGYAVVAYCSLTISQDTGHAAVVQALEQIPEIQEVHTVSGESDLLARVAARSNSDLQRVIDSIVATRTIVRSSSVIVLNTHFEGRTLPLLQSASGSEPAGTEPKVTSQ; from the coding sequence ATGCCCACAGACGCCTTGGACGCGCGCATCATCACGCTGTTCAGCAACGAACCCCGGATGTCCGTCCTGGAAGCCTCCCGCACCCTGAAGGTGGCCAGGGCAACCGTGCAGGCAAGGCTGGACCGGATGCAGCGGCAGGGGGTCATCTCGGGCTGGGGGCCTCGTGTGGACCCGGCCGCACTGGGCTACGCGGTGGTGGCGTACTGCTCGCTGACCATCAGCCAGGACACCGGACACGCCGCCGTCGTCCAGGCGCTGGAGCAGATTCCGGAAATCCAGGAAGTCCACACGGTCTCGGGCGAGAGTGACCTGCTCGCCCGCGTTGCGGCGCGGTCCAACTCGGACCTCCAACGGGTCATCGATTCGATCGTGGCCACCAGGACCATCGTGCGGAGCTCCTCCGTGATCGTCCTGAACACCCACTTCGAGGGCCGCACCCTGCCCCTGCTGCAGTCCGCCTCCGGCTCGGAGCCGGCCGGCACAGAGCCAAAAGTTACTTCTCAGTAA
- a CDS encoding efflux RND transporter permease subunit, with the protein MDRLAKLSLSNRALIALITVFTMVFGVISMTSLRQELIPSLEFPQITVITALPGASPEVVDKQVSEPLEGALTAVEGLESSSATSRSSISTISLTFAYGTDLDRARGQVDRAISNARQLLPEDTNPQSLAGSISDFPIVYLAVSSDEPLAQLNANLQRLTVPRLQKIEGVRTAEVTGGATRSVEILPDAAALASLGVAPSAISAALENSGALVPAGTVEEDTRTLSIQVGSPLDSLDKIAALPVESSAPAPGTPAASAPTPGAEGTGPVTIGDVASVEIAEDEATSITRTNGDPTLAVSVTKTPAGDTVGISHEVVDLLPTLESELGGGARFTVIFDQAPFIEESISNLTTEGILGLGFAVLVILVFLLSIRSTLVTAVSIPLSLLVTFIGLLALGYSLNILTLGALTIAIGRVVDDSIVVIENIKRHLGYGTDKRTAILTAVREVAGAITASTLTTVAVFAPIALVGGLAGELFRPFAITTSLALLASLLVALTIVPVLAYWFLKSGRPVADPAAYRAEAEARELRTPLQRGYLPVLRTTQRQPVYTLAAGVVILAATAALTPLLQTNLLGDTGQNTFTVRQELPPGTSLQATSAAAEEVEDALSGTEGIRDVQVTMGTSTSGLAAFTSGGSAVANFTVITESGVDQVALRETVRGALDGLDDDAGNLTLGSTGGGFGTSNTVDVSLSAGDPADLQPAADLVVQAMSTLPGAGEVSSNLSSSQPVVQVSIDRAKAVAAGLNEQQIAGLVASTISPLPAGTVRIGTDDFPVLIGEGTPITSVEQLSAVSVPAGSGPVPLSSLATVEEVDVPTTISASGGERTAVVSVTPAGDNLGATITEVQGKLAELDLPASVTATLSGAATQQNESFTQLGLALLAAIAIVYVIMVATFKSLVQPLILLVSVPFAATGAILLLLVTGVPLGVPSLVGMLMLVGIVVTNAIVLVDLINQYRRPRDGQPGLDVADAIMKGARQRLRPILMTALATVFALTPMALGVTGEGGFISRPLAIVVIGGLVSSTVLTLVLVPVLYRLVEGSREKRAARRQREFAGTAPR; encoded by the coding sequence ATGGACCGGTTGGCCAAGCTGTCCCTCTCGAACAGGGCGCTCATTGCCCTGATCACCGTCTTCACCATGGTGTTCGGCGTCATCTCCATGACGTCGCTGCGGCAGGAGCTGATCCCGTCCCTGGAGTTTCCGCAGATCACGGTGATCACCGCGCTGCCCGGAGCCTCCCCGGAAGTGGTCGACAAGCAGGTCAGCGAACCGCTTGAGGGCGCCCTGACCGCCGTCGAGGGACTGGAGTCCTCCTCCGCCACTTCCCGCTCGTCCATCTCCACGATCAGCCTCACCTTTGCCTACGGGACGGATCTGGACCGCGCCCGGGGGCAGGTGGACCGGGCCATCTCCAACGCCCGGCAGCTGCTGCCCGAGGACACCAATCCGCAATCGCTGGCCGGCAGCATCAGCGACTTTCCGATTGTCTATCTGGCGGTGTCCTCGGATGAGCCGCTCGCCCAGCTCAATGCCAACCTGCAGCGGCTGACCGTTCCGCGGCTGCAGAAAATCGAGGGTGTCCGCACGGCGGAGGTGACCGGTGGTGCCACCCGGAGCGTGGAGATCCTGCCCGACGCCGCCGCGCTGGCTTCCCTGGGCGTGGCGCCGTCGGCGATTTCCGCGGCGCTGGAGAACAGCGGCGCGCTGGTTCCGGCCGGCACCGTGGAGGAAGACACCCGGACCCTGTCGATCCAGGTCGGCAGCCCGCTGGACAGCCTGGACAAGATCGCCGCGCTCCCGGTTGAATCGTCCGCGCCCGCGCCCGGCACGCCCGCAGCGTCCGCGCCCACGCCCGGCGCCGAAGGCACCGGCCCGGTCACGATCGGCGACGTCGCCTCCGTGGAGATTGCCGAGGACGAGGCCACCTCCATCACCCGCACCAACGGCGATCCGACCCTCGCGGTATCGGTGACCAAGACCCCGGCCGGTGACACCGTGGGCATCTCGCACGAGGTGGTGGACCTGCTGCCGACGCTGGAGTCGGAGCTGGGCGGCGGTGCCCGGTTCACTGTCATCTTCGACCAGGCACCGTTCATTGAAGAGTCCATTTCCAACCTGACCACCGAGGGCATTCTCGGGCTGGGCTTCGCCGTCCTGGTGATCCTGGTATTCCTGCTCTCCATCCGCTCCACCCTGGTCACTGCCGTGTCCATTCCGCTGTCCCTGCTGGTGACGTTCATCGGGCTGCTGGCCCTGGGCTATTCGCTGAACATCCTGACCCTGGGCGCGTTGACCATCGCGATCGGGCGGGTGGTGGATGACTCGATTGTGGTGATCGAGAACATCAAACGCCACCTGGGCTACGGCACTGACAAACGGACGGCCATCCTCACCGCGGTCCGCGAAGTGGCCGGGGCCATCACCGCCTCCACCCTCACCACGGTCGCGGTCTTCGCGCCGATTGCTCTGGTGGGCGGGCTGGCCGGCGAGCTGTTCCGGCCGTTCGCGATCACCACCTCGCTGGCCCTGCTGGCCTCCCTGCTGGTGGCCCTGACCATCGTGCCGGTCCTGGCCTACTGGTTCCTGAAATCCGGCCGGCCCGTGGCAGATCCCGCCGCCTACCGGGCCGAGGCCGAGGCCCGGGAACTGCGGACCCCGCTGCAGCGCGGCTATCTGCCGGTGCTGCGCACCACCCAGCGCCAGCCCGTGTACACGCTGGCTGCCGGCGTGGTGATCCTGGCCGCCACCGCGGCGCTGACCCCGCTGCTGCAGACCAACCTGCTGGGCGACACCGGGCAGAACACCTTCACCGTGCGGCAGGAGCTGCCGCCCGGGACATCACTTCAGGCCACGTCCGCGGCCGCGGAGGAGGTTGAGGACGCGCTCAGCGGCACCGAGGGCATCAGGGATGTCCAGGTGACCATGGGCACTTCCACCTCCGGTTTGGCCGCCTTCACCTCGGGCGGCTCAGCGGTGGCGAACTTCACCGTGATCACCGAATCCGGCGTGGACCAGGTGGCGTTGCGGGAGACGGTGCGCGGTGCCCTGGACGGGCTGGACGACGACGCCGGGAACCTCACCCTGGGCAGCACCGGCGGCGGGTTCGGAACCTCCAACACCGTGGACGTCAGTCTCTCCGCCGGTGACCCGGCGGATCTGCAGCCGGCCGCCGACCTGGTGGTTCAGGCGATGTCCACCCTTCCCGGCGCCGGCGAGGTCAGCAGCAACCTCTCTTCCTCGCAGCCGGTGGTCCAGGTCTCGATCGACCGGGCCAAGGCGGTGGCCGCGGGACTGAACGAACAGCAGATCGCCGGGTTGGTCGCCTCCACGATCAGTCCGCTGCCTGCCGGCACCGTGCGGATCGGCACCGACGATTTCCCGGTCCTCATCGGCGAGGGGACGCCGATCACCAGCGTGGAACAGCTCAGTGCCGTTTCCGTGCCGGCCGGGTCCGGCCCGGTGCCGCTGAGCTCGCTGGCCACCGTCGAGGAAGTCGACGTCCCCACCACCATCTCGGCCTCCGGCGGCGAGCGCACCGCCGTCGTCTCCGTTACGCCGGCCGGAGACAACCTCGGCGCCACCATCACCGAGGTGCAGGGGAAGCTGGCCGAACTGGACCTGCCGGCCAGCGTGACCGCCACCCTCTCCGGTGCAGCGACCCAGCAGAACGAGTCCTTCACCCAACTCGGGCTGGCGCTGCTCGCGGCCATCGCGATCGTCTACGTGATCATGGTCGCCACGTTCAAATCCCTGGTACAGCCGCTGATCCTGCTGGTATCGGTGCCGTTCGCCGCCACCGGAGCGATCCTGCTGCTGCTGGTCACCGGGGTCCCGCTGGGCGTGCCCTCGCTGGTGGGCATGCTGATGCTGGTCGGCATCGTGGTGACCAACGCGATTGTGCTGGTGGACCTGATCAACCAGTACCGCCGCCCGCGGGACGGGCAGCCCGGGCTGGACGTGGCCGACGCCATCATGAAGGGGGCCCGCCAGCGCCTGCGCCCGATCCTGATGACCGCCCTGGCCACCGTGTTTGCCCTCACCCCCATGGCGCTGGGCGTGACCGGCGAGGGCGGGTTCATTTCCCGCCCGCTGGCGATCGTGGTGATCGGCGGACTGGTGTCCTCCACCGTCCTGACCCTGGTCCTGGTGCCGGTGCTGTACCGGCTGGTGGAGGGGTCGCGGGAAAAGCGGGCCGCGCGCAGGCAGCGGGAATTCGCTGGCACGGCCCCGCGTTGA
- a CDS encoding MFS transporter, protein MKPGADVGRRSLRTLGPVVLFLALVEITSGILQGYYTPILSDIARNLGINDGDVNWFEAAQLMLSALAVPVLAKLGDIYGHKRILLVSTVLTAAASWGVAFAPDFWTFLAAWSLQGFYVVWLPLEIALIFGRAAGPGRAALTRKAAGLLVGALQFGVIAGALAAGVLVEVFAGSLTLTLMVPAVAVTACIAAVHFGVPETTERAGGILDGRGFLLLAIGLLMITSGLSFLRINGPGTWWVWLVLAAGLAAFVPFVRYELGLKDPLVDFAMLRDKAMWPVQLTAGLFGISVLGAQAPMSTFARTDRAVHGYGLGLDAGSVSIIIGSYVLSVLIGALLFPVVSRYVTPRLTLCGAAALVGVGYLLFLPFHDTLAQTLANMVVAGLGSGALVAALPSAAAAAAPLNRTGMATGLTNTTKTIGGSFASAVFGIALMSAATDALADGAQGAGTAAPLTGYLTVWTVCSVTGFIAAGLLLLVPRLAFADVPLTASDTDTRTS, encoded by the coding sequence GTGAAGCCGGGCGCCGACGTCGGCCGCCGCAGCCTGCGCACGCTGGGACCGGTTGTCCTGTTCCTGGCCCTGGTGGAAATCACCAGCGGCATCCTGCAGGGCTACTACACGCCGATCCTCTCGGACATTGCCCGCAACCTGGGCATCAACGACGGCGACGTCAACTGGTTCGAGGCCGCCCAGCTGATGCTCAGCGCGCTGGCCGTGCCCGTGCTGGCGAAGCTGGGTGACATCTACGGGCACAAACGGATCCTGCTGGTCTCCACCGTGCTGACCGCCGCCGCCTCCTGGGGCGTGGCCTTCGCCCCGGACTTCTGGACCTTCCTGGCCGCCTGGTCGCTGCAGGGCTTCTACGTGGTCTGGCTGCCGCTGGAGATCGCCCTGATCTTCGGCCGGGCTGCCGGACCGGGCCGGGCGGCGCTGACCCGCAAGGCGGCCGGACTGCTGGTGGGCGCCCTGCAGTTCGGGGTGATCGCCGGGGCGCTGGCGGCCGGGGTGCTGGTCGAGGTGTTTGCCGGCTCGCTGACGCTGACCCTGATGGTCCCGGCCGTGGCGGTAACCGCGTGCATCGCCGCGGTCCACTTCGGGGTTCCGGAAACCACCGAACGGGCCGGCGGCATCCTGGACGGCCGGGGCTTCCTGCTGCTGGCCATCGGCCTGTTGATGATCACCTCCGGCCTGAGTTTCCTGCGGATCAACGGGCCCGGCACCTGGTGGGTCTGGCTGGTCCTGGCTGCCGGGCTCGCGGCCTTCGTGCCGTTTGTCCGCTACGAGCTGGGCCTGAAGGACCCGCTGGTGGACTTTGCCATGCTGCGGGACAAGGCCATGTGGCCGGTCCAGCTCACCGCAGGCCTGTTCGGCATCTCCGTGCTCGGCGCGCAGGCACCCATGTCCACCTTCGCCCGCACCGACCGGGCGGTCCATGGCTACGGACTGGGGCTCGACGCCGGCAGCGTGTCCATCATCATCGGCTCCTACGTCCTGTCCGTTCTGATCGGAGCGCTGCTGTTTCCGGTGGTGTCCCGGTACGTGACGCCGCGGCTGACCCTGTGCGGCGCGGCAGCCCTGGTGGGGGTGGGCTACCTGCTGTTCCTGCCCTTCCACGACACACTGGCGCAGACCCTGGCCAACATGGTTGTCGCCGGGCTGGGCTCCGGTGCGCTGGTGGCGGCCCTGCCCTCCGCGGCCGCCGCCGCAGCGCCGCTGAACCGCACGGGCATGGCCACCGGACTGACCAACACCACCAAGACCATCGGCGGGTCCTTTGCCTCGGCGGTTTTCGGTATCGCCCTGATGAGCGCGGCAACGGATGCCCTGGCCGACGGCGCGCAGGGGGCCGGAACCGCTGCACCCCTCACCGGCTACCTGACCGTCTGGACCGTGTGTTCGGTGACCGGGTTCATTGCCGCCGGGCTGCTGCTGCTGGTGCCGCGCCTGGCGTTCGCCGATGTTCCGCTGACCGCCTCGGACACCGACACGCGCACCTCCTAG
- a CDS encoding oxidoreductase yields the protein MEQFSTDSIPDLSGKTAVVTGANSGLGLQTALVLAARGARVDLACRDLERGAAAQSRIRAETGNDGVRLRHLDLASLASVRAFAGQQDSPVDLLINNAGVMATPHRLTADGFELQFGVNHLGHFALTGLLLPALRLAPAARVVTVSSLAHRAGRIDFDDLAAEHSYRPWSRYNQSKLANLLFTAEFTRRLEASGESILAVAAHPGFAATNLTSGMHHPATLDVLGAFFRLLGQSGAAGALPTLYAATGPEVRGGEFYGPGGPGQLRGRPVRVTPAPQALDTGAAARLWDISTELTGVVFPGL from the coding sequence TTGGAGCAGTTCAGCACCGACAGCATTCCGGACCTCTCCGGCAAAACCGCCGTCGTCACCGGCGCCAACAGTGGCCTGGGCCTGCAGACCGCCCTGGTGCTGGCGGCCCGCGGAGCCCGCGTGGACCTGGCCTGCCGGGACCTGGAGCGCGGCGCCGCGGCGCAGTCCCGGATCCGGGCGGAGACCGGGAACGACGGCGTGCGGCTGCGGCATCTGGATCTTGCGTCCCTGGCCTCGGTCCGCGCGTTCGCCGGGCAGCAGGACTCCCCGGTGGACCTGCTGATCAACAACGCCGGAGTGATGGCCACGCCGCACCGGCTGACCGCCGACGGATTCGAGCTGCAGTTCGGCGTGAACCACCTGGGGCATTTCGCGCTGACCGGGCTTCTGCTGCCGGCTCTGCGCCTAGCCCCTGCGGCACGCGTGGTGACGGTCTCCAGCCTGGCCCACCGCGCCGGGCGCATCGACTTCGATGACCTGGCCGCCGAACACAGCTACCGGCCGTGGTCCCGCTATAACCAGAGCAAGCTGGCGAACCTGCTGTTCACCGCGGAGTTCACCCGCCGCCTCGAGGCCAGCGGCGAGTCCATCCTGGCAGTTGCCGCCCACCCCGGCTTCGCCGCCACCAACCTCACCTCCGGCATGCATCATCCTGCCACCCTGGACGTGCTCGGCGCCTTCTTCCGGCTCCTCGGACAGAGCGGAGCGGCCGGGGCGCTGCCGACGCTCTACGCTGCAACCGGACCGGAGGTCCGCGGCGGGGAGTTTTACGGGCCGGGCGGCCCGGGACAGCTGCGCGGGCGTCCCGTTCGGGTGACACCCGCACCGCAGGCCTTGGACACCGGCGCGGCGGCCCGGCTCTGGGACATCAGCACCGAACTTACCGGCGTCGTCTTCCCCGGGTTGTAG